In Drosophila busckii strain San Diego stock center, stock number 13000-0081.31 chromosome 3R, ASM1175060v1, whole genome shotgun sequence, the sequence CTACTATAAGGTCAGGTCGTTGAAATTAGGCTAAATTAGGTGGGGAAATAAGATAACAAATTTCTTTGCCATTGGgaattattaattgttgcgGGTATATGCCGCCCATAGAGCAAAGTGCATGTGTAGTTGGGCATGTCGCTTGCAAGTTTCTCTTGCAGCAATTAGCTTTTGAGAGAGTTGTTGTATTGCATGCAGCTTTGAGACGGTTGCAGCAACTGCGTTTTGCCTGTCGACAGAATCCGTTCGCACTTTCACTCGCCTAATTTCgaaaaagctaaacaaatttatgctttgcctaaatgtcaataaatttatagcatttggCACTGCGGCAAGTCCGATATAGCCTTAAAAATAGCATTGGCATGatattatgaatttatatgcGAGAGGGCTCTACGTCATCTGGGGCtaaaaacacacgcacgcgTTCAATTCAAATTCTTTATGTAGCAACAATGTGTTCATTATTTTCTTcatatacacaaatatatgcatgtagtatattttgtttttattttaaattgatgttTATAGTTACCTATTTGTTCCGATTTGGGCTTATCGGCAACGCGGTCAAAGCTTTTAGTACAGCTTTCAAATAGATACTAATCAGCTTGCTAacttcataaatttaacaccTAACAGCATCAGATGATTGTCAACTTTTGACACGTAAGCTGCTAAATGTTAGCTTTACCGTTAATTTTGCTTTAGGCGAAATAATATAATCATTGGTTTACataaattgctaatttatGGAATTAGTTGTTcaaataaatatctaaaaGCTTGTCTAGCTAAAATGAAATCGCAAATAGCCATGCATttcagcttttaattaattaggaatccacttattttttttttttttttttaataatatttgttaaacacaaattagtttgttgtttttcattcATAAGCCTTTAGCTTTGcgttttgcatgcaacatttgaCTGCTGCGAACTGCGAACTGTGAGGGGTGCAatagttgcatgccacattaaTTCTGGCACTGTGGCAAGctttttgttgaattattgCCTAACTAGTAGactaaaataatgttaattaataatctgCAGCCCCGGCCAATTGCAgaattaaattagaaattgtAAACAAGCCAAAATGGCAGCTAGccaaaaatacataaacaaaaggctGAATTGTGATTAATGTTGATAAAGTGTGATTATAAACGCAAAGAATTTGATTATGTGCaaacacaaattgtaaattatttgcctGCACTTGGCTTTCCCAATGTGTGACGAAATCCTTGAGTGTGCTTCCTGCTGTTTGGGTTAATCAAGTAAACAAATAGCAGAGGCCACAGCTGGTACAAGCGAGGCAACAAAATCGCCCAACTGGCATGCACCCCAAAGGAAAAGTCAGTAACACTTAACGCCTTTTGATTGTTTAATTTCTCAAATTGTTTTATGGATTTATCCCgtctgtcgctgctgcttttgctctcctgtcagtctgtctgcctgtccgGGCACACGCcaatgaaatattaatgccAATGCTTACCAAGGGATGCCCAGCAgaagcaccagcagcagcagcaacagcaacagccccAGGACAACATCAAAGCCCAGTGGCTTCATTTTTCACCGCTTTTGACATTCTGCAGAAGCGAGAACGAGAAAGAAAGTCGAAAACAATCAGCCAACCAAAGCTCTGTAGACAGTTGACAGACGACCGGCGGTTGGGGGCTTAGGCAGATGCAGAAGCGGACGCCGCGTGGTAATCTCTCCTTGGTGTGACCATGCCCTCCCCCCGCAGCCATGCTGTACGCCCAACTGCGTGTGCATATTCCAATCAAATTAAGTAGaaagctttgttgttgttgttgttgttgttgtttgctcctCTCGCTTACTTTTTATTGCCTGCGTATACGCTGCGATTGGGTTAATCGCTAATTGAGCAGCAACTGAGCgacattttatttatctaaCGATAATAATCAgagtttaatttatagtttacataaataaaatgaatcgAAATATGtatgattaaaatatatgagaaagtaaaaagtatataaaattataaaagcgcAATTATTatctaataaattttgaaacatataaatatagcacAAAATCGATGCTAGAtcattttaaagtaattttataGTCTATTTTACACGCTTACATTTtcgtaattaatttttgctccACTTCAAACTATATGCCCAGTTATGTTCAGTGTAGCGCATACAATTCGCACACTCCCTGCTCACTCCGATGTCTGCTTTGTGTCGTGTTAACATTTGCTATCCCCTTGCAGCAACTCTCACTGACATCCCCCAGCCCCCATCCTTCCGCCTGCCGCCTGCCTCCTCTCCTGACTGTCTCTCTTGTTCGTTTCGCGCTGTGGCTTTTATTGCTCCGCCTATTAGCACGCACACTGGTGCAAAAGccgaaacacacacagacctGCACATTGGGCACACAAGCGCACGATAGAGAGCGAATGATAGCAGCATCCTTTTTTCCATACGCTTTCTTCCTACCCGCTGCAATTAAGCAGAAATTGTCAGAAGCCAACAAGTGTTTGTCGgcatgtttgttttgtttgtttgttagcttgGCTCGTATCtcgttttgtttattagcaAGCGTAAATCCGAAGCGTGTGCGCAACTTCCAAACACATTGCTCTCGTTGCTGTTTGGTTGGCTAACAAAAAGCTCAACCACTCTAAATTGTTGTCGGCTGCCTAATTTGCGCCGCATTCCCCCGTcctggagcagcaacagcagcagcagcagcagcagcagcagcagcatctgccCTTCTCTATTAGCTATGATTTATTAAGTGATGCTGTCTCTTTCCATCTCGATTTGTGGGGCGTGTGCAATTTTGATTACAATTTGGAGTCCCTTtgctgtgtctgtctgtgcggCCTTTTTATGGCTACATTAGAGTCGCAAGTTGTGTTGCCAAATGAATTGACAAGAGTCCACCCCGCTTAGCATGCTCGCAGCTGTTAATTAGTTAAACATTTTCCTTGTCAAACTAACCCCTGAACATgtcacacacactcgcacacaaaTCCTTGAGctgttgttgacttttgttgtcttgtgttgtgttgtgtttttcttgtttACGGAAAAGCTAAACGCTTAACAGGGCGTAACTCGCACCCCCCGCCCCGAATCTGGTCTTCATTAATGAAGCCGAAGCCCGGTAAATGTTGTTGCTCGAAAATGATgatcaaaaatgtaaatttatgtttgctttagcaGCGATTTATTATCCGTATAACCGTCGGGGTTTTCACTCTCTCGcagtctctctctttctcgcatGCGCTCCTTTATTTCGCAATATTCTGCCGTCCGGCCTTTATTTATGACCAATTGTTATTTTCGCAACAGTTTAGTTATTCATTTTTTGTCTGCCTTGCCCAGACCATCATAATTTACAGACTGTAAAGCTGGCCAAATATTATTTCCATTACACTTTGGCTCATGCCAAATTCCTcaagtttgaaatttaattacggcttgttttaaatttaatattaataaagatTGCAAGAAGCTGAAAAAGCTTGTGTGCTGTGAATTTtgaattcttttatttatatttagataatacataattgtaattgttgaaATGATCGTAGTTAAATGTTTGTCTTACGTcatacttatttaattattgtgtTTTCTATGTAATATCAACCcattaatacatattttaactaatttgctttttcaaatatttttttactttaaagaTCATTTTAAAAAGTCATCAATATCTCTTTTAGCAGCTTTTAGACTTAAGagataaacataattattcTTATTAACACAAAGCGTTATTATTGTGATCTTCTCAGTATGCAGACTATGTATCGGATATGTATCtgaacaaaacaaacatatataaatgcaaatgtttatgctTGTCGTTAGTTGGTCAATGATTTTTACAGCAGCCAATTTGGAGACAACGTATGCCATTAAGATGGAGTCTTGAAGTTAGTTGACTTGAAAAAGTAATTTGCTTACCCGCTATTATTAAGTGCTAGGCTAGATATAGAAAagcctttatttatttgttgcatataacaaattatggCAAAATGCTGTAAAAGAAACTAATAAGTATAGACTCTATTCAAAATAACATTCATAATAGTTAACCAGATGAGACTTACTTAGGGTGGCCTTGACTCAGCAACTAAATCTACACCGAtctcatttatttttcagctaCAGTTCTTAATGGCATTGAATCGTATGTCCGTCCTGTGGACAGAGTCTGATACTGTCAGTTGCGCCTGCTTTAATTGCTCTCTTGGCTTGCCCGCTAAGAATAGCATATAACAAAGCTcgctaattaaattgcttatcaaTCATGCAAATAATACCATTtctctataaatataaacagcttTAATATATGTGTCTATTTACCTTGCACACTCGCCGATTTGCCCATTTTCTCTAGGCATTCtgcttttattgcattttgaaaGAGTGCACACGTTACGTATCTCGTGCATCTATTTTTATTCAGCTCGAGTGCGAGTGCTGAGATCGTACGTaacttaaattgttatttattgtaatttggTTCGCCCGCTCGATCAGTTTACACTTGACAACAATATCGCAATGCTTACTtcctctctcttgctcttgagCGCAAACaaagtgaataaaaaaaagtgcagaATTTccgtttgttttttatgtgtgttttgtcGGCTGTAAGCTCAAgcataaattacgcatacACTAGCATGCCAATTTCTGTTGAATTTTCAGGCAATTAGCATTCGCGCTTTATACGCTTCATTTATCGTATTTATTTAGGTATATATGCCCTTTATCTCTATAAAATGCATTGCTGACTTTTATGTTGAACTGCGTGCAATATGCTCCGGCAGTTGTACCCTATTAGCGTTACAAATGAACGCAAAATTATATGAATCCATTAACAATGATAAGACCCAAACAGCCAATATGTTTTTTGATTAGCCCAAAGCACTTGCTGCGGCTATATTAAAGGTTATCTAAATGTCAATAAAATATCTTAATCAGTGCAACACCGAGCGGAAGTGATAGAGCTTAGATAGAGAGCGTAACGCATGATGAATCAAATGAGTGAtagtattttttgtatatttatgttgATAAACAAAATCCACTGTAGCTGATAAGATTTGTTTTCTGCattatttcaacattttctttGTTCATTTAATCGTTCATAAAATATGAACGCCTGCAATAGTTGGCAATTTAAAGtcgtttgcatatttgttttatttatcaattcgTATGCATAAGTTTTATGCATGACATATTGACGCGCAAATCGCCCACAGTCAACAATACAAAAGCGAGCGATAACGAGCTGATAATAAATGATAAGTTTCCAAACGTTTTAATTTGTGCCATTTGATTGTAAACACGTGTATGTCTTTTATACTATTTCAGATATGTTGCAACGATGGCTTGCCACAAGAGATTTGTCGACAGTGCATGGCACAGTTTATAATGGTTGCCAAATTCCGTCGGCGTTGTCAGCGCGTGCAGCAGCGCTTGCAAGAGTGGGCGCAGGACATAATTGAGCGCAAGGCACGATTGCAAGATGTAAagccagagcaacagcaacaattgacaaCGGCGCATGTGGAGCTCAAGCGCAGCATAGAAACTTCAGCCGCAACTACAGCTGAGCCACAGCCAAAGAAATCCAAGACAGCAACAGTAAATTCAGTGAAATCGCCGAAGCGTTGCATGCAGCTGCGTGTGCGGAAACAGCgaacagctacagcagcaacatccacAGCACAAACAGAACTTTTGGACTTTAAAAATGTGCCCTGGCGTACCAAAGCAGCGCGCAAAGAGCTCGCTGAAGCTTCGTCTAATAGCTCCACAATTATCCTGTCACCCAGCTCAGCTGAAGGTGACGAAGACTCAGTcgcgacaacaacaaccagcgtAGATACAGACAAATCAACAGCCGAGCATCTTAGCGACCTATCAGTTGATCCATGTCGTGGCTTTGACAGCGATGGCAACTCCTCCAATGGCAGCGCTTTACAGCCACTGAATTTTCCCCCCAAACGTTCCCCAAGTAAAACAATCATGGTGCTGCGACGTGGTAAACGCACACGTATGGCAAAATGCTTTACGCCCGTAAAGCGCCAAAGTCGTCTGGTAAAAAAGAATGTGGAAAATGAGAAGAATGCTGAAAATATTGAGGCAAATGAAAAGGTCACAGCTGAGTCACGCATAAGCGAGAATACAGAGAATTTGGAGGAGATAACCCGCAGTAAATCGAATAAGATCGTTGTGcagaatttaataaatctaGGTTCAATTAAAGAGTGCAGGGTTGATATTCCACACGAGGAGATTACATTttcagaaaaaaaacaacaaggtGCTTCTCCAGAAGTGCAGACTTCAATAGATAAGAGCAATCGAAATACTTCCACAAAAGAGAGCGTGAAAGAAACATTATCAGAGGAAAGGAAACTAAATACTTCCACAGAAGagagcaaaataaacacatcGCCAGAAGAAACCAAACTAAATACTTCCACAGAAGAGAGCATAAGAGAAACATTATCAGAAGAAAGGAAATTAAATACTTCCACAGAAGAGAGCACATTAAACTCATCGTCAGAAGAAACCAAACTAAATACTTCCACAAAAGAGAGCATAATAGACACATTAACAGAAGAAATGAAACTAAATACTTCCACAGAGGACTTCATAATAAACTCATTAAGAGAAGaagaaattaaacttaatactTCCACAGTAGAGAGCATAATAGACACATTAACGgaagaaagcaaaaataaaactgcaaaaaataagACAGCAACAGAAGAAGAAAAACAGAATACAGCGGAGACTTTAACAGAAGAAAGCCAACTGAGTACATCAGTAGAAGATAATAAAGAGAAGACTTCAAcagaagaaaacaaacaaagtacATCAATAGAAGGGAATACTTCAGAAGGGAGAAGAGAGACTTCAACAGAAGAATGCAAAGAAAATGCATCGTTAAAAGAGACTTCAATAGAAGATACTGTAGTAAACACTACAATAGAAGAGATAAATGTTACAATCgaacaacttttaaataaatcagaaCAGGATCAGTTAGAAATCGCAGCAGCGGAAAGTACCAGTTGCAATAACCCAAGTGAATTTCAAGAGTTAATGCAGCGCACATCAAATGAGGCAGTCGAAGCTTTGAATAATAGTGATgagaaaaatgcaaatcaaattgagaTAAGCACAACCAATGGCAATCTTCAATACGAAGAGCTCACATCATCCACAGAGACTGAAGTGCCGGCTGCTGTTTGCGAGGTAGAGGTACAGGAGCAGGACcaggagcaacagcaagcagagAAGCTGATAGTAAGCATACCGCTGAATGTGCTGGATGGGGCACTGCAGCGTAAACTATGCACAGCAGAGGAACTTAGGTCAGACGACGATgtcaataataatgaaaatgacGAGAATTTTTGCCAAAGTGCTACAGCAGCTAGCTTCAATGCTGCTGTGGCACGCGCTATACAAGACATTGAAGCAGAACCGAATGATGAAGGCGacagtggtggtggtggcggtaATGATGAATTGGATGAGCTGAAAGCTTTGGAGAAGCTGCCCTCGGAACAAACAGAGGAGCGCCAggagcaacagctgttgcccCGTtcggcggcaacaacaaattctatGGACTTCTTAGCCGAGTTTCAAAAGTCGCTCAAGACACAAACGACGACGCCATTGCAGCTAAGTGAAGCCAATCAACAGATGGAAGTGGAAATGGATGATGTGGAGAGCACGCTGCATGGCATATTGAGTGAGATGCAGGATCAACATATGTACACACCAGTGCATGCGCACATTGATGAGTTTCTAACGCCCGCAGACTATGAGCCGccagcaacacagcaacaggaggttccacaacagcagcagcagcagcagccacaacaactacaacaccAGGAAGGGGAGGACTTGGCAAAGCAAGGCAATAACCTTTTCGATAGCAGCAATTTCACCAATGAGCTAATTGGTTTTCAAAATGATATGCCCTGCTTTGAGAGCATAGAACCGACGCCAGAGCAAAGTTTGCAGCTAGAGCTAAATCGATTGTTCAATGAGCTGCAaccagcgcaacaacaacatcaacaacaacaacaccagcagcagcaacaacaacaggcggCAGTAAGCTTTGAAGAGCTCTAtcagccagctgctgcagcatcatcagcagtaGTAGCATCGCCAacacagcaactgcaattacaGGCATCGCCGTCTTGGACTGCAACGCAGCAGGCAACACAGCTACAATGGTCGACAGTGGGTGGACTGGAGGCCATACAAACAACGTCAACAGCTGCATCTGCTGCGGCAACAACCACCTACTACATCAATGCCAGCGAGCTCTACCAGTCGCCGCAGACGCCACAGCAAGCTTTAGCTAGCGATAGCTATACCTTGCTAGACAGCAATGAGAACTATGTGCTGGAGCAGCAATCACTatcaccacaacaacaacagcagcagcagcaacagcaacagcagcccaTTATGATAGTAATACAACAGCCAACAGAGCTGCAACAGCCCGTTGCATCTGCCAGCAATCCGCAGCAGGCACCGTTGCATATAAGCTACGGCTCGGAGCTAtcacagctgcaacagctgccgccgccgctgccacagcaacagcttaCGCCAAACAACTCGCCAAAAGTATTAAGCGTATCCCCAACGCCAGCCCCCCGAGGCAGACCGCCTTCATTGAAGTGCCGCTACTGCCAGAACGGACCTCGTTTCTCTAACAGCGTTGAGTACAGTCACCACATTATGGAGCTGCATCCAAAAGATGCGCCCTTTAACTGTCCGCACTGTCCTTTGGCCTTtgcaaaaggcagcaaacGCAATCATCATATTCTCAATCACCATGTGGTGCAGCAGTATCATTGTGGTCAGTGCGCCCAAGTATTTCCCGCCCAGCGTGCGCTAGACTTGCACATACAACGAATGCATATGCCCACTACGGCGGAAGCGGTTGCTGGCGTCAGTTTGGATGAGGTGCAGCTGCAAATAGCgaaccaaagcagcagcagctgcgaggAACTGCAGCCAGGTAAGCgcaattgttaaatatgtTAGTTACGGCGCTGAAATTAATCTCTTTGTATTTTTAGGATTGGAAGCTAACAAGCCACGCCGTACACGCATATTATGCTGTCCGGACTGCGAAGACTGTAAGTACTAAGCATTATATTGTCAATCTGTTGATTGTTTATTAACCTTTCAACGCAGGCACTTCGGGTCATCAGCATGGTCAGCAGTACGAGCAGTTGTCAGTCGCTTTGCCACACAGCACTTTGCCCTCGCCAGAGCAATCGGAACCAGACTCTACTACAGCGACTTTGCGCCAGTTCCGCAAGCGTGGCACGCCCACCTTAACAGCAGCGCCCTCGCCTTCGTCGTCGCCTTCATCGTCCACGATGGAAACAAGCGTCACGCTGCAAATGAGCAAACTGCGAGCCAATCATCAGTGCGTTGTATGCGACAAGCGTTTCACGAACgtaattgcattgcataaaCATCATCAGTTGGCGCACGATTCACAGACCAGCATGCCCTGGGTTTGCGCTATTTGCAAGCGTGGCTACCGCAAGCGCACCGACATGGATAATCATATGAAATCGCACGAGCCCAAGGGTCGTCCCTTTGAGTGCAATAAGTGCTTTGTACGCTTTCCCGAATTCAAGCAGCTGGCCCTGCACAAGCTTACCGTCCACGAGCTTATCAAACCGCACACGTGCGATGAgtgtggcaaacaatttgGTACGGAGAGCGCCTTGAAGACGCACATTAAGTTTCACGGTGGTAAGTTTTTGGGAGCTCGCACGCATGTGGGCAGCGGTAGCTAACCCCGGTATACGGCCGGTGATGGTGCCTCTTTGCCTAGCAAAAGCTTTAGTATTCTTGCATAATATTGTAGttcatatatagtatgtatttACTAATCTATAAATcccttttaacatttttgttgttgtactaACAGTTTACACTTCTGTAAGCACACAAAGGTAAAGCAAAagattaaactaaaaaaaatgtgtctGAAAAGCTGTTGTTACAAAATTGTGAATTGTTGAAAtcagaaaaaaattgaatgaaat encodes:
- the LOC108603498 gene encoding uncharacterized protein LOC108603498 isoform X1 — protein: MNKRRRTISSNNNNNNNNKQLADKSKDMQKIEASSHINNADMLATSASAAAADEAELPLEMPHVCRCCCKSDLELLSLFHDTAAEDKNTVTSTEQHQLLERRRKTVAGTTTKATQKHQQHQDQQRQPQRNSMNAVEYMLSGAHSSMDTVQEEMQIWMLNICCNDGLPQEICRQCMAQFIMVAKFRRRCQRVQQRLQEWAQDIIERKARLQDVKPEQQQQLTTAHVELKRSIETSAATTAEPQPKKSKTATVNSVKSPKRCMQLRVRKQRTATAATSTAQTELLDFKNVPWRTKAARKELAEASSNSSTIILSPSSAEGDEDSVATTTTSVDTDKSTAEHLSDLSVDPCRGFDSDGNSSNGSALQPLNFPPKRSPSKTIMVLRRGKRTRMAKCFTPVKRQSRLVKKNVENEKNAENIEANEKVTAESRISENTENLEEITRSKSNKIVVQNLINLGSIKECRVDIPHEEITFSEKKQQGASPEVQTSIDKSNRNTSTKESVKETLSEERKLNTSTEESKINTSPEETKLNTSTEESIRETLSEERKLNTSTEESTLNSSSEETKLNTSTKESIIDTLTEEMKLNTSTEDFIINSLREEEIKLNTSTVESIIDTLTEESKNKTAKNKTATEEEKQNTAETLTEESQLSTSVEDNKEKTSTEENKQSTSIEGNTSEGRRETSTEECKENASLKETSIEDTVVNTTIEEINVTIEQLLNKSEQDQLEIAAAESTSCNNPSEFQELMQRTSNEAVEALNNSDEKNANQIEISTTNGNLQYEELTSSTETEVPAAVCEVEVQEQDQEQQQAEKLIVSIPLNVLDGALQRKLCTAEELRSDDDVNNNENDENFCQSATAASFNAAVARAIQDIEAEPNDEGDSGGGGGNDELDELKALEKLPSEQTEERQEQQLLPRSAATTNSMDFLAEFQKSLKTQTTTPLQLSEANQQMEVEMDDVESTLHGILSEMQDQHMYTPVHAHIDEFLTPADYEPPATQQQEVPQQQQQQQPQQLQHQEGEDLAKQGNNLFDSSNFTNELIGFQNDMPCFESIEPTPEQSLQLELNRLFNELQPAQQQHQQQQHQQQQQQQAAVSFEELYQPAAAASSAVVASPTQQLQLQASPSWTATQQATQLQWSTVGGLEAIQTTSTAASAAATTTYYINASELYQSPQTPQQALASDSYTLLDSNENYVLEQQSLSPQQQQQQQQQQQQPIMIVIQQPTELQQPVASASNPQQAPLHISYGSELSQLQQLPPPLPQQQLTPNNSPKVLSVSPTPAPRGRPPSLKCRYCQNGPRFSNSVEYSHHIMELHPKDAPFNCPHCPLAFAKGSKRNHHILNHHVVQQYHCGQCAQVFPAQRALDLHIQRMHMPTTAEAVAGVSLDEVQLQIANQSSSSCEELQPGLEANKPRRTRILCCPDCEDCTSGHQHGQQYEQLSVALPHSTLPSPEQSEPDSTTATLRQFRKRGTPTLTAAPSPSSSPSSSTMETSVTLQMSKLRANHQCVVCDKRFTNVIALHKHHQLAHDSQTSMPWVCAICKRGYRKRTDMDNHMKSHEPKGRPFECNKCFVRFPEFKQLALHKLTVHELIKPHTCDECGKQFGTESALKTHIKFHGELGFECDECGEAFAYMKELRKHRRTHNTELFYKCEHCPRTFLHFTSFRAHMNTHLPLGVFLNDKSLTQNKSDNPATSASNEELLPMTPLSNDSSNGNNGSNMEDCPGSVESSMTAPSLDMIMGSP
- the LOC108603498 gene encoding uncharacterized protein LOC108603498 isoform X2, yielding MNKRRRTISSNNNNNNNNKQLADKSKDMQKIEASSHINNADMLATSASAAAADEAELPLEMPHVCRCCCKSDLELLSLFHDTAAEDKNTVTSTEQHQLLERRRKTVAGTTTKATQKHQQHQDQQRQPQRNSMNAVEYMLSGAHSSMDTVQEEMQIWMLNICCNDGLPQEICRQCMAQFIMVAKFRRRCQRVQQRLQEWAQDIIERKARLQDVKPEQQQQLTTAHVELKRSIETSAATTAEPQPKKSKTATVNSVKSPKRCMQLRVRKQRTATAATSTAQTELLDFKNVPWRTKAARKELAEASSNSSTIILSPSSAEGDEDSVATTTTSVDTDKSTAEHLSDLSVDPCRGFDSDGNSSNGSALQPLNFPPKRSPSKTIMVLRRGKRTRMAKCFTPVKRQSRLVKKNVENEKNAENIEANEKVTAESRISENTENLEEITRSKSNKIVVQNLINLGSIKECRVDIPHEEITFSEKKQQGASPEVQTSIDKSNRNTSTKESVKETLSEERKLNTSTEESKINTSPEETKLNTSTEESIRETLSEERKLNTSTEESTLNSSSEETKLNTSTKESIIDTLTEEMKLNTSTEDFIINSLREEEIKLNTSTVESIIDTLTEESKNKTAKNKTATEEEKQNTAETLTEESQLSTSVEDNKEKTSTEENKQSTSIEGNTSEGRRETSTEECKENASLKETSIEDTVVNTTIEEINVTIEQLLNKSEQDQLEIAAAESTSCNNPSEFQELMQRTSNEAVEALNNSDEKNANQIEISTTNGNLQYEELTSSTETEVPAAVCEVEVQEQDQEQQQAEKLIVSIPLNVLDGALQRKLCTAEELRSDDDVNNNENDENFCQSATAASFNAAVARAIQDIEAEPNDEGDSGGGGGNDELDELKALEKLPSEQTEERQEQQLLPRSAATTNSMDFLAEFQKSLKTQTTTPLQLSEANQQMEVEMDDVESTLHGILSEMQDQHMYTPVHAHIDEFLTPADYEPPATQQQEVPQQQQQQQPQQLQHQEGEDLAKQGNNLFDSSNFTNELIGFQNDMPCFESIEPTPEQSLQLELNRLFNELQPAQQQHQQQQHQQQQQQQAAVSFEELYQPAAAASSAVVASPTQQLQLQASPSWTATQQATQLQWSTVGGLEAIQTTSTAASAAATTTYYINASELYQSPQTPQQALASDSYTLLDSNENYVLEQQSLSPQQQQQQQQQQQQPIMIVIQQPTELQQPVASASNPQQAPLHISYGSELSQLQQLPPPLPQQQLTPNNSPKVLSVSPTPAPRGRPPSLKCRYCQNGPRFSNSVEYSHHIMELHPKDAPFNCPHCPLAFAKGSKRNHHILNHHVVQQYHCGQCAQVFPAQRALDLHIQRMHMPTTAEAVAGVSLDEVQLQIANQSSSSCEELQPGLEANKPRRTRILCCPDCEDCTSGHQHGQQYEQLSVALPHSTLPSPEQSEPDSTTATLRQFRKRGTPTLTAAPSPSSSPSSSTMETSVTLQMSKLRANHQCVVCDKRFTNVIALHKHHQLAHDSQTSMPWVCAICKRGYRKRTDMDNHMKSHEPKGRPFECNKCFVRFPEFKQLALHKLTVHELIKPHTCDECGKQFGTESALKTHIKFHGAHMNTHLPLGVFLNDKSLTQNKSDNPATSASNEELLPMTPLSNDSSNGNNGSNMEDCPGSVESSMTAPSLDMIMGSP
- the LOC108603498 gene encoding uncharacterized protein LOC108603498 isoform X3, whose translation is MNKRRRTISSNNNNNNNNKQLADKSKDMQKIEASSHINNADMLATSASAAAADEAELPLEMPHVCRCCCKSDLELLSLFHDTAAEDKNTVTSTEQHQLLERRRKTVAGTTTKATQKHQQHQDQQRQPQRNSMNAVEYMLSGAHSSMDTVQEEMQIWMLNICCNDGLPQEICRQCMAQFIMVAKFRRRCQRVQQRLQEWAQDIIERKARLQDVKPEQQQQLTTAHVELKRSIETSAATTAEPQPKKSKTATVNSVKSPKRCMQLRVRKQRTATAATSTAQTELLDFKNVPWRTKAARKELAEASSNSSTIILSPSSAEGDEDSVATTTTSVDTDKSTAEHLSDLSVDPCRGFDSDGNSSNGSALQPLNFPPKRSPSKTIMVLRRGKRTRMAKCFTPVKRQSRLVKKNVENEKNAENIEANEKVTAESRISENTENLEEITRSKSNKIVVQNLINLGSIKECRVDIPHEEITFSEKKQQGASPEVQTSIDKSNRNTSTKESVKETLSEERKLNTSTEESKINTSPEETKLNTSTEESIRETLSEERKLNTSTEESTLNSSSEETKLNTSTKESIIDTLTEEMKLNTSTEDFIINSLREEEIKLNTSTVESIIDTLTEESKNKTAKNKTATEEEKQNTAETLTEESQLSTSVEDNKEKTSTEENKQSTSIEGNTSEGRRETSTEECKENASLKETSIEDTVVNTTIEEINVTIEQLLNKSEQDQLEIAAAESTSCNNPSEFQELMQRTSNEAVEALNNSDEKNANQIEISTTNGNLQYEELTSSTETEVPAAVCEVEVQEQDQEQQQAEKLIVSIPLNVLDGALQRKLCTAEELRSDDDVNNNENDENFCQSATAASFNAAVARAIQDIEAEPNDEGDSGGGGGNDELDELKALEKLPSEQTEERQEQQLLPRSAATTNSMDFLAEFQKSLKTQTTTPLQLSEANQQMEVEMDDVESTLHGILSEMQDQHMYTPVHAHIDEFLTPADYEPPATQQQEVPQQQQQQQPQQLQHQEGEDLAKQGNNLFDSSNFTNELIGFQNDMPCFESIEPTPEQSLQLELNRLFNELQPAQQQHQQQQHQQQQQQQAAVSFEELYQPAAAASSAVVASPTQQLQLQASPSWTATQQATQLQWSTVGGLEAIQTTSTAASAAATTTYYINASELYQSPQTPQQALASDSYTLLDSNENYVLEQQSLSPQQQQQQQQQQQQPIMIVIQQPTELQQPVASASNPQQAPLHISYGSELSQLQQLPPPLPQQQLTPNNSPKVLSVSPTPAPRGRPPSLKCRYCQNGPRFSNSVEYSHHIMELHPKDAPFNCPHCPLAFAKGSKRNHHILNHHVVQQYHCGQCAQVFPAQRALDLHIQRMHMPTTAEAVAGVSLDEVQLQIANQSSSSCEELQPGLEANKPRRTRILCCPDCEDCTSGHQHGQQYEQLSVALPHSTLPSPEQSEPDSTTATLRQFRKRGTPTLTAAPSPSSSPSSSTMETSVTLQMSKLRANHQCVVCDKRFTNVIALHKHHQLAHDSQTSMPWVCAICKRGYRKRTDMDNHMKSHEPKGRPFECNKCFVRFPEFKQLALHKLTVHELIKPHTCDECGKQFAHMNTHLPLGVFLNDKSLTQNKSDNPATSASNEELLPMTPLSNDSSNGNNGSNMEDCPGSVESSMTAPSLDMIMGSP